The Saprospiraceae bacterium genome contains the following window.
CTGATAGTTTGCGCATTAAGTATCCCGGTCACCTCGATAGTTTTATAATTTCAGCTCGCAACAAATCCAATGCTCCGGATCCCGTTTCACTGAATTTGAAAGAACGCATTTTAAAGCCCGGTGAATTTCCAATATTTAGTTTTAAGGATCCTGTATTAAATGTTTATAATTCAAAAATTTCCACTACAGATTCCAGTATTACCAATTTAAGTGTACAAATGGATCGTCTGGATCCAAGATCTTTTAGCATACTGGGAAATTTTAAAAATAAATCGGAGTTTAAACTCATTTTTGAAAAAGCATCTGTTGTCCTGTGGCCGGATTTAGAAAATAAAACAGATACTTTTACAATTCGATATCTTGAAAAATCTGCATTAAGTCAATTGACTTTAAAATTAGATTCATTAAATACGAATGCAGCCTACATCCTTGAACTTGTTGAAGGAGAGCAAGTTCGTACAACGAGAATCTTATCTAAATTTGATCAGACAAAGGAATTATTATTCCCTAACTTGCTACCTGGAAATTATAAACTTCGATTAATTGAAGATAAAAATCAAAACCAACGATGGGATGCTGCCAATTATGAACTAAAAAATCAGGCTGAGACGGTGTGGAATTTTAGTTTACCGGAATTACGAGCGGATTGGGACATTGCTGTGACTATAAAACCCTAACATGAAATTATTCACAAAAGACCTGGTTAAATCATTTGGTGCACGAACCGTTGTCAATGGGGTATCGGTAGAAGTTCAGGAAGGTGAAATTGTTGGATTACTGGGCCCGAATGGGGCCGGAAAAACAACTACCTTTTATATGATTGTTGGATTTATAACACCCAATCAGGGATCGGTCCACCTGGACGAAGATGAAATCACGCGGGATCCCATGTATTTAAGGGCTCGCAAAGGATTGGGTTATTTACCCCAAGAACCTTCCGTTTTTCGCAAACTGAGTGTAGAGGATAATATCCGTGCCATTTTAGAAATGACTGCATTAACAAAGGAAGCGCAACGAGACAAACTGGAAACCTTGTTGGCCGAATTTAATTTAAACCGGGTACGTAAAAATCCAGGAGATTCTTTAAGTGGCGGCGAACGCAGGCGAACAGAAATTGCACGTTCTTTGGCATCCGATCCACACTTTATTTTATTGGACGAACCTTTTGCTGGTATTGACCCCATTGCTGTTGAAGACATTCAATTGATCGTACAAAAATTAAAAGCGAAAAACATCGGAATTCTGATTACGGATCACAATGTTCAAGAAACCTTATCCATTACAGATCGGGCCTATTTGATAGTAGATGGTAAAATTCTAATGTCCGGCACCGCTGAAGAATTAGCAGCCAATGAAACCGTTAGAAGGGTTTATTTGGGTCAGAATTTTATACTTCGTTCTAAAATGAGCTGAGATCTTTTAAATCAATCCAATGAAACAAGTGCAAAGCAATTTTAATATCAATGGAATCTTTAGGTGTTTTAGTATGTTGTTTCTGTTTAGTTCTTGCATTGATGAATCTCCAAAACTAAATCGCATCATTGAATTTAAAGCAGACAGTTTGCTGCAATTAGAAATCAATAATTTAAGCCGGGAAGCAGATTCCTTCTGCCGGATTTTTCATCAATTGAATCATCCTATCTTTTTAGATTCCATTGTAGCTCTCCGTAAAAAAGAAATTCTGCAACTACAACAAGGATTATGAAATTAATTCAACTTGCAGCCATTGGTATCATTGTAGGGTTAGGCTCTTGCAAATCAAAACAAGAACAAACACAGGATCTGGTTCAAACTCGATTTACAGAATTGCGTAAAAAATTTATTGAAGATCGAAAAACAAAATGCATCGAAGAGTTAATGCGTAAAATAGAATTGGAATCAGATTCGATTTTAATTGTATTGGCAAAACGCATTAAATACGATAGTTTGACAATTCCGTATGATTCCATCCGACCGGATCAACCTGAAATCACATTTCCGAAATATAGAAAACCAGAAAAGCCTGGGGAGGATACGTTGATACACTAAATAATTTGATTTACTAATATTTACTTTTAAATATTGTAAATTGATATAAATCCAAATATATCTTGGATATTAATAGCAGTTCAATCTCTTTTTAAAAACAAAAGTGGCGCCTTCAATTGCTTAAAGACACCACTTACACGCAATAATATTCATTTGCATTGAAAAATGGTTTAGGTTTACTTTACAATTCGTTTCAATATAATTCTTTTGTCTTCTAAAATAATTTTTACAAAATAAATACCAGATTGTAAATCATCCAGCTGGATGGTTTGTTGTTGACTGGTTTGTATAAATGTGTTTATTTTAATTAGCTGTCCGGTTGAATTTAAGATGCTTATAGATTTTGTTGAATTATTTGGTTCATGATAGTCAATATGAAGTTCTTTTTTTATAGGATTGGGATAGACCAACGCATCATAAATAAACTCCTTTGGATCTCCAATAAAACTCATAACCAGATTGCTATCACAAACCGGTTCATAACCCAAGCGATAATTGACAAAATTGGGAATACTGGCATGATTCCAGGCAGGCAGTTGGATCCCATGTTGCTGAAAATGACAATCCAGTCCTTTTTGATTGGGATCATGGATCACATGCATAACTTTATTACTGGTACCAGTGCGGATGTAAATTTTACAATCTGGCCCCAACATGGCTGCATCAAAACCTGCTGCCCAAATACCATCTTCTACATATCCATCCCAGGTATCTAAATGGACCAAAGCTGACTGAGGATCTGGATCTTGGGTATCGTATTGATAGATATCCCAACGATAACTCAAATACACAAAACGGGAATCGGGAGAAAATGCAACTCCAACGGTATGGTCATTGGTTTCGCTTCCCGTAATAATATTTCTAAAATTACTTAGCGTACCAGAACTTCTATCAAAATCCATTAAAAACAAACCATTGCTGGGAGTCATTCGGGAATATTGTTTTCCATCAGGCGAAAAGCAAGATTGTGAACCTCCATCATCCAAATAATAAAAATCGAGGCCAATGCTTTGTTCTTTATACGGCAAAGGACCCAGTGCTGTCATCTGAACTATAAAATACTTATTGTTGGCTCTACCAGGACTAATTATCCACCAGTCTAAATTATTACTGTGTCTAGTTGCAGTGAGATCTGAAGAAGATTGGTATTGGTCAATGAGAATTTGGTTTTTAATACTTAGATCACCATACCCATTGTTTAAATTCACATCTCCAATTGAGTATAACAACTTTGTTACAGCGGTAATTGATAATGAATCTTGTACAAAATCCCAATATTTATGTAAAATTAAATAAAGCTGTTCT
Protein-coding sequences here:
- the lptB gene encoding LPS export ABC transporter ATP-binding protein, with amino-acid sequence MKLFTKDLVKSFGARTVVNGVSVEVQEGEIVGLLGPNGAGKTTTFYMIVGFITPNQGSVHLDEDEITRDPMYLRARKGLGYLPQEPSVFRKLSVEDNIRAILEMTALTKEAQRDKLETLLAEFNLNRVRKNPGDSLSGGERRRTEIARSLASDPHFILLDEPFAGIDPIAVEDIQLIVQKLKAKNIGILITDHNVQETLSITDRAYLIVDGKILMSGTAEELAANETVRRVYLGQNFILRSKMS
- a CDS encoding T9SS type A sorting domain-containing protein, whose amino-acid sequence is MKIILIIILSVTCLKAQGKRDYIWMLGGSNSSVIDTNFYRFKIDFTNNKRTIKITNKDFRIHQNNASICDENGKFLMYTSGCWISDRLYRPMPNGIINEGPGHDFDCKFGDYTVDNGTLILPFPNKEQLYLILHKYWDFVQDSLSITAVTKLLYSIGDVNLNNGYGDLSIKNQILIDQYQSSSDLTATRHSNNLDWWIISPGRANNKYFIVQMTALGPLPYKEQSIGLDFYYLDDGGSQSCFSPDGKQYSRMTPSNGLFLMDFDRSSGTLSNFRNIITGSETNDHTVGVAFSPDSRFVYLSYRWDIYQYDTQDPDPQSALVHLDTWDGYVEDGIWAAGFDAAMLGPDCKIYIRTGTSNKVMHVIHDPNQKGLDCHFQQHGIQLPAWNHASIPNFVNYRLGYEPVCDSNLVMSFIGDPKEFIYDALVYPNPIKKELHIDYHEPNNSTKSISILNSTGQLIKINTFIQTSQQQTIQLDDLQSGIYFVKIILEDKRIILKRIVK